One Triplophysa rosa linkage group LG21, Trosa_1v2, whole genome shotgun sequence DNA segment encodes these proteins:
- the nhsa gene encoding actin remodeling regulator NHS isoform X5 — MPFAKRIVEPQFLCRRTESDDEGLPFQDLCAISNVALSRTLRQLSDLAKHACSLFQELEHELVSTNRRVWTLRDKISRIQETTDALDPKQEAVPVSNLDIESKLNGHYQASWHLQRNVFLPSTRPACVEELHRNAKQSLRALCRDHQQRLEASERERRVTISISVAPSVPIHPSPLTLPRREHLTTFHSARSSSPTECCHFSPWSRKVAHPVDSDSDVVALGHWPKYPIPNVPSTLDKQTNWPGVLPLPTPEEKMKTDSQIITSCMVPINVTGVGFDREASVRCSLVHSQSVLQRRRKLRRRKTITGIPRRVQQDLDSDESPVARERTVIVHTNPEVCQEDLTLSRLYTKDSGCQTEEFLIAGAAPSRRRIRAQRGQSVTVLLSHSTGNISSLPDTSDAMFTTSVGTRLRSRSLPREGGCLVDEGHDDSDEDDDEDDEEELSPFEAGEFLRVPGEGIMKDDGESTDDQAVLEEKQHIGSAEHDWMDRGCSRFPRKADMGSCEISSSSDTFSSPIHSVSNAGVLTSQMDHKEDHQSSSGNWSGSSSTCPSQTSETIPPAASPPLTGSSHGNSELSLNAATNTIDDSTGFIIDPYSGERTQGLRRHRTGSFTSTATDMLDDAGVSTASEGEWTYPHYRHNTPCHPDFSPERTRRENSLDCPSFASIATFESLTDRPPSEKADTASHFSVDAEGYYTSMHFDCGLKGSKSFTYNYASVDQQQAECGHQTNTLGRRSLSLRKPKVKPFPPKRSSSLKKISSHVGPSADKKEPKIDGGQNISTSSGERMQHVGLNGYPSELESEELLGAWGVESSTEIPDVALFGSTETHSFKDEGAVQSDYADLWLLNDLKSSDPYRSLSNSSTATGTTVIECIKSQESSESQTSQSGSRATTPSLPSVENEFRLPSPEKLVGLASPSSGYSSQSETPTSSLPSAFFPNAHSMSPTGVKRKPKVPERKSSLASLQQYSSKRDLEPPIIPPSHLDLSALPNVNKPSVHKKQMHILNQSKHKVATETKGENQTSSASNDQPTITSLLAITPMVLRSVQLRSVGISGEGGHDAATRPKCPTVTFITPTTRNKSNETRKPPPYRPLLTESPSQDNCESLFTPTDGLTDKHIAGHFGARNRYDRLAPSPLWSLSALKAEQVVDVTSENSESPKGKGADEASDSKTFTVQKEHLEMVQNQQLRSEPHDGSSSNLTETDDIATRSDSFDQVPDIVNLRSETLQVHPISGAVSHKDEYVISGVPTRSASLEYVEEGSTPDTEDYFSQDSTPSDPMVSPLTDESKPEDDSVFLSPSKSRTTEDLFAMIHRSKRKMLGRKESGDMTTRERSGNGPVTSPVTSPSTPNTPPNLAAQTASQRALGQIYRSAKKSNTSNEDFKLLLLKKGSRSDSSYRMSAAEILKSPVAPKSPGELHMEEPLSPLQPSPERSPEQISSPFPKTYAEGFTTKAFSASASSRQGRSRMPPSANSSRYSTRSRLYTAPMQAISEGETENSDGSPHDDRSS; from the exons CGGTCTCTAATCTGGACATTGAAAGCAAGCTGAACGGCCACTATCAGGCCTCGTGGCATCTGcagagaaatgtgtttttaccaTCCACCCGGCCCGCGTGTGTGGAAGAGCTGCATCGAAATGCCAAACAAAGTCTGCGGGCGCTGTGCAGAG ATCATCAGCAGAGACTGGAGGCCAGTGAGAGAGAGCGGAGGGTCACCATCTCCATCTCCGTGGCTCCGTCCGTACCCATTCATCCATCCCCTCTCACGCTCCCGAGACGTGAGCACCTGACCACG ttcCACAGCGCCCGGTCTTCATCCCCTACTGAGTGTTGTCATTTCTCCCCGTGGAGCAGAAAG GTTGCCCATCCGGTTGATTCTGATTCAGATGTGGTGGCTCTGGGCCACTGGCCAAAGTATCCGATCCCAAACGTTCCCTCAACGCTGGACAAACAGACAAACTGGCCGGGGGTCCTGCCACTGCCCACCCCAGAAGAGAAGATGAAAACAGATTCTCAAATCATCACCTCATGCATGGTCCCCATTAACGTAACTG GGGTCGGCTTCGACAGAGAGGCTAGTGTGCGCTGCTCGCTGGTCCACTCGCAGTCAGTGCTTCAAAGACGGAGAAAGTTAAGACGACGGAAAACCATCACTGGCATACCCAGGCGTGTGCAGCAGGATTTGG ACTCTGATGAGTCTCCGGTGGCCCGAGAGCGTACAGTGATAGTCCACACTAACCCTGAGGTTTGCCAGGAGGACCTCACGCTCTCTCGTCTCTACACCAAGGACTCTGGCTGCCAGACTGAAGAATTTCTAATAGCTGGAGCTGCACCTTCCCGTCGTCGAATAAGAGCACAAAGAGGGCAGAGCGTGACAGTGTTGCTTTCCCATTCCACCGGAAACATATCCTCGCTGCCTGACACCTCAGATGCGATGTTCACCACCTCCGTGGGCACTCGTCTCCGCTCTCGAAGCCTGCCACGTGAGGGAGGGTGCCTAGTGGACGAAGGCCATGATGACAgtgatgaggatgatgatgaggacGATGAGGAAGAACTCTCCCCTTTTGAGGCAGGGGAGTTCCTGCGAGTCCCAGGGGAAGGCATTATGAAAGATGATGGAGAAAGCACTGACGATCAAGCAGTACTGGAAGAAAAACAGCATATTGGAAGCGCAGAGCATGACTGGATGGATAGGGGTTGTTCCCGCTTTCCTCGGAAAGCTGACATGGGTAGCTGTGAGATTTCCTCTAGTTCTGACACCTTCAGTAGCCCCATCCACTCCGTTTCCAACGCTGGTGTGCTGACCAGCCAGATGGACCACAAGGAGGACCATCAGTCGTCAAGCGGCAACTGGAGCGGTAGTAGCTCGACGTGTCCCTCCCAAACATCCGAGACCATTCCACCCGCAGCCTCTCCGCCACTCACCGGATCATCTCACGGCAATTCAGAGCTATCCTTAAATGCAGCTACCAATACTATTGATGATTCCACAGGCTTCATCATTGACCCGTACTCTGGAGAGAGGACGCAAGGCCTCCGTCGCCATAGGACAGGTTCATTCACATCCACCGCTACCGACATGCTCGATGATGCTGGAGTCAGCACCGCTAGTGAGGGTGAATGGACCTATCCACACTACAGACACAACACACCTTGCCACCCAGACTTCAGTCCGGAGCGCACAAGGCGGGAGAACAGCCTAGATTGTCCCAGTTTTGCTAGCATAGCCACTTTTGAGAGTTTAACAGACCGGCCACCTTCCGAAAAGGCTGACACCGCCTCACACTTTTCTGTAGATGCCGAGGGCTACTATACCTCCATGCACTTTGACTGTGGTCTTAAAGGTAGCAAAAGCTTCACGTACAACTATGCATCTGTAGACCAACAACAAGCCGAATGCGGACATCAAACAAACACGCTTGGGAGACGCAGTCTCTCTCTACGGAAACCAAAGGTGAAGCCATTCCCGCCAAAACGCAGCTCATCCTTGAAGAAAATAAGCAGCCATGTTGGACCTTCCGCTGACAAGAAAGAACCAAAGATAGACGGCGGTCAGAACATATCAACGTCTTCCGGGGAGAGAATGCAGCACGTGGGGTTAAATGGCTACCCGAGTGAGCTGGAGAGCGAGGAGCTGCTCGGGGCTTGGGGTGTTGAGAGTTCTACAGAGATTCCTGATGTAGCTTTGTTTGGTTCCACAGAAACACATTCCTTCAAAGACGAGGGTGCGGTACAGTCAGACTATGCAGACCTCTGGCTCCTCAATGACTTGAAATCTAGTGATCCTTACAGATCATTGTCCAATTCCAGCACTGCTACGGGTACCACTGTCATCGAATGCATTAAGTCACAGGAGAGCTCAGAATCCCAGACATCCCAGTCAGGATCCAGGGCCACCACTCCTTCACTACCATCAGTGGAAAATGAATTTCGATTGCCTTCGCCGGAAAAGCTTGTAGGTCTAGCGTCACCCTCCAGTGGCTACTCAAGCCAGTCAGAGACACCGACATCCTCCCTTCCATCAGCTTTCTTCCCAAACGCTCATTCAATGTCCCCCACCGGTGTTAAGAGGAAACCCAAAGTCCCAGAGAGGAAGTCTTCGCTTGCATCCTTGCAGCAATATTCTTCCAAAAGGGATCTTGAACCACCTATCATACCTCCCAGCCACCTTGACCTAAGTGCCCTTCCTAATGTCAACAAGCCTTCAGTTCACAAAAAACAGATGCACATTCTCAACCAGAGCAAACACAAGGTGGCTACTGAAACTAAGGGTGAGAATCAAACCTCCTCTGCTTCAAACGATCAGCCAACAATCACTAGTCTACTGGCCATCACTCCAATGGTCCTGCGATCAGTTCAGCTCCGTTCAGTTGGCATATCAGGTGAAGGAGGTCATGATGCTGCCACCAGGCCTAAGTGTCCCACTGTGACTTTCATCACTCCAACCACTCGCAACAAATCCAACGAAACTAGGAAACCACCACCCTACAGACCCCTTCTCACAGAATCCCCCTCTCAGGATAACTGTGAATCACTGTTTACCCCAACAGATGGACTCACTGATAAACATATAGCCGGCCATTTTGGTGCACGGAATAGATATGACCGTTTAGCCCCATCACCTCTTTGGAGCTTGAGTGCTTTGAAGGCTGAGCAGGTGGTTGACGTCACGTCAGAGAATTCTGAAAGTCCGAAAGGTAAGGGTGCAGATGAAGCGAGCGACTCAAAGACCTTCACTGTCCAGAAAGAACATCTAGAAATGGTGCAAAACCAGCAATTGAGATCTGAGCCACATGACGGAAGCTCCTCAAATCTGACTGAGACAGATGATATAGCGACGAGGTCAGACAGTTTCGACCAAGTGCCTGATATTGTCAATCTAAGATCTGAAACATTGCAAGTTCATCCAATCAGCGGTGCTGTTAGCCACAAAGATGAATATGTGATATCAGGTGTACCAACCAGAAGTGCCTCACTGGAATATGTAGAGGAAGGGTCAACGCCAGACACGGAGGACTACTTCAGCCAAG ATTCCACACCGAGTGATCCAATGGTGTCCCCTCTGACAGACGAATCAAAACCTGAGGATGATAGCGTTTTCCTTTCACCAAGTAAAAGTCGTACAACAGAGGATCTCTTCGCCATGATTCACAG GTCCAAAAGGAAAATGCTTGGAAGGAAAGAATCTGGAGACATGACGACACGGGAACGTTCCGGGAACGGCCCTGTTACCAGTCCTGTAACCTCACCGAGCaccccaaacacacctccaaATCTAGCCGCTCAAACTGCATCCCAGAGAGCACTGGGTCAAATTTACAGGAGTGCCAAAAAGTCCAATACCTCCAACGAAGATTTCAAATTACTGCTGTTGAAAAAGGGAAGTCGCTCCGACTCCAGTTACCGCATGTCAGCCGCAGAGATCCTAAAGAGCCCTGTTGCTCCCAAGAGCCCCGGTGAACTCCACATGGAAGAGCCACTCTCTCCATTACAACCATCTCCAGAGCGTTCACCTGAACAAATATCAAGCCCTTTTCCAAAAACGTACGCAGAGGGCTTCACCACAAAAGCTTTTTCCGCATCTGCCTCATCTAGACAAGGTCGTTCACGGATGCCACCTTCTGCAAACAGCAGCCGCTACAGTACACGAAGCCGGCTGTACACGGCTCCCATGCAGGCCATATCAGAAGGGGAGACGGAGAACTCAGACGGAAGTCCTCATGATGATCGGTCCTCCTGA
- the nhsa gene encoding actin remodeling regulator NHS isoform X2 produces MPFAKRIVEPQFLCRRTESDDEGLPFQDLCAISNVALSRTLRQLSDLAKHACSLFQELEHELVSTNRRVWTLRDKISRIQETTDALDPKQEAVPVSNLDIESKLNGHYQASWHLQRNVFLPSTRPACVEELHRNAKQSLRALCRDHQQRLEASERERRVTISISVAPSVPIHPSPLTLPRREHLTTFHSARSSSPTECCHFSPWSRKVAHPVDSDSDVVALGHWPKYPIPNVPSTLDKQTNWPGVLPLPTPEEKMKTDSQIITSCMVPINVTGEGAVATSPSTISAFLRVGFDREASVRCSLVHSQSVLQRRRKLRRRKTITGIPRRVQQDLDSDESPVARERTVIVHTNPEVCQEDLTLSRLYTKDSGCQTEEFLIAGAAPSRRRIRAQRGQSVTVLLSHSTGNISSLPDTSDAMFTTSVGTRLRSRSLPREGGCLVDEGHDDSDEDDDEDDEEELSPFEAGEFLRVPGEGIMKDDGESTDDQAVLEEKQHIGSAEHDWMDRGCSRFPRKADMGSCEISSSSDTFSSPIHSVSNAGVLTSQMDHKEDHQSSSGNWSGSSSTCPSQTSETIPPAASPPLTGSSHGNSELSLNAATNTIDDSTGFIIDPYSGERTQGLRRHRTGSFTSTATDMLDDAGVSTASEGEWTYPHYRHNTPCHPDFSPERTRRENSLDCPSFASIATFESLTDRPPSEKADTASHFSVDAEGYYTSMHFDCGLKGSKSFTYNYASVDQQQAECGHQTNTLGRRSLSLRKPKVKPFPPKRSSSLKKISSHVGPSADKKEPKIDGGQNISTSSGERMQHVGLNGYPSELESEELLGAWGVESSTEIPDVALFGSTETHSFKDEGAVQSDYADLWLLNDLKSSDPYRSLSNSSTATGTTVIECIKSQESSESQTSQSGSRATTPSLPSVENEFRLPSPEKLVGLASPSSGYSSQSETPTSSLPSAFFPNAHSMSPTGVKRKPKVPERKSSLASLQQYSSKRDLEPPIIPPSHLDLSALPNVNKPSVHKKQMHILNQSKHKVATETKGENQTSSASNDQPTITSLLAITPMVLRSVQLRSVGISGEGGHDAATRPKCPTVTFITPTTRNKSNETRKPPPYRPLLTESPSQDNCESLFTPTDGLTDKHIAGHFGARNRYDRLAPSPLWSLSALKAEQVVDVTSENSESPKGKGADEASDSKTFTVQKEHLEMVQNQQLRSEPHDGSSSNLTETDDIATRSDSFDQVPDIVNLRSETLQVHPISGAVSHKDEYVISGVPTRSASLEYVEEGSTPDTEDYFSQDSTPSDPMVSPLTDESKPEDDSVFLSPSKSRTTEDLFAMIHRSKRKMLGRKESGDMTTRERSGNGPVTSPVTSPSTPNTPPNLAAQTASQRALGQIYRSAKKSNTSNEDFKLLLLKKGSRSDSSYRMSAAEILKSPVAPKSPGELHMEEPLSPLQPSPERSPEQISSPFPKTYAEGFTTKAFSASASSRQGRSRMPPSANSSRYSTRSRLYTAPMQAISEGETENSDGSPHDDRSS; encoded by the exons CGGTCTCTAATCTGGACATTGAAAGCAAGCTGAACGGCCACTATCAGGCCTCGTGGCATCTGcagagaaatgtgtttttaccaTCCACCCGGCCCGCGTGTGTGGAAGAGCTGCATCGAAATGCCAAACAAAGTCTGCGGGCGCTGTGCAGAG ATCATCAGCAGAGACTGGAGGCCAGTGAGAGAGAGCGGAGGGTCACCATCTCCATCTCCGTGGCTCCGTCCGTACCCATTCATCCATCCCCTCTCACGCTCCCGAGACGTGAGCACCTGACCACG ttcCACAGCGCCCGGTCTTCATCCCCTACTGAGTGTTGTCATTTCTCCCCGTGGAGCAGAAAG GTTGCCCATCCGGTTGATTCTGATTCAGATGTGGTGGCTCTGGGCCACTGGCCAAAGTATCCGATCCCAAACGTTCCCTCAACGCTGGACAAACAGACAAACTGGCCGGGGGTCCTGCCACTGCCCACCCCAGAAGAGAAGATGAAAACAGATTCTCAAATCATCACCTCATGCATGGTCCCCATTAACGTAACTG GGGAGGGCGCCGTCGCTACTTCTCCCTCAACGATATCAGCTTTCCTAA GGGTCGGCTTCGACAGAGAGGCTAGTGTGCGCTGCTCGCTGGTCCACTCGCAGTCAGTGCTTCAAAGACGGAGAAAGTTAAGACGACGGAAAACCATCACTGGCATACCCAGGCGTGTGCAGCAGGATTTGG ACTCTGATGAGTCTCCGGTGGCCCGAGAGCGTACAGTGATAGTCCACACTAACCCTGAGGTTTGCCAGGAGGACCTCACGCTCTCTCGTCTCTACACCAAGGACTCTGGCTGCCAGACTGAAGAATTTCTAATAGCTGGAGCTGCACCTTCCCGTCGTCGAATAAGAGCACAAAGAGGGCAGAGCGTGACAGTGTTGCTTTCCCATTCCACCGGAAACATATCCTCGCTGCCTGACACCTCAGATGCGATGTTCACCACCTCCGTGGGCACTCGTCTCCGCTCTCGAAGCCTGCCACGTGAGGGAGGGTGCCTAGTGGACGAAGGCCATGATGACAgtgatgaggatgatgatgaggacGATGAGGAAGAACTCTCCCCTTTTGAGGCAGGGGAGTTCCTGCGAGTCCCAGGGGAAGGCATTATGAAAGATGATGGAGAAAGCACTGACGATCAAGCAGTACTGGAAGAAAAACAGCATATTGGAAGCGCAGAGCATGACTGGATGGATAGGGGTTGTTCCCGCTTTCCTCGGAAAGCTGACATGGGTAGCTGTGAGATTTCCTCTAGTTCTGACACCTTCAGTAGCCCCATCCACTCCGTTTCCAACGCTGGTGTGCTGACCAGCCAGATGGACCACAAGGAGGACCATCAGTCGTCAAGCGGCAACTGGAGCGGTAGTAGCTCGACGTGTCCCTCCCAAACATCCGAGACCATTCCACCCGCAGCCTCTCCGCCACTCACCGGATCATCTCACGGCAATTCAGAGCTATCCTTAAATGCAGCTACCAATACTATTGATGATTCCACAGGCTTCATCATTGACCCGTACTCTGGAGAGAGGACGCAAGGCCTCCGTCGCCATAGGACAGGTTCATTCACATCCACCGCTACCGACATGCTCGATGATGCTGGAGTCAGCACCGCTAGTGAGGGTGAATGGACCTATCCACACTACAGACACAACACACCTTGCCACCCAGACTTCAGTCCGGAGCGCACAAGGCGGGAGAACAGCCTAGATTGTCCCAGTTTTGCTAGCATAGCCACTTTTGAGAGTTTAACAGACCGGCCACCTTCCGAAAAGGCTGACACCGCCTCACACTTTTCTGTAGATGCCGAGGGCTACTATACCTCCATGCACTTTGACTGTGGTCTTAAAGGTAGCAAAAGCTTCACGTACAACTATGCATCTGTAGACCAACAACAAGCCGAATGCGGACATCAAACAAACACGCTTGGGAGACGCAGTCTCTCTCTACGGAAACCAAAGGTGAAGCCATTCCCGCCAAAACGCAGCTCATCCTTGAAGAAAATAAGCAGCCATGTTGGACCTTCCGCTGACAAGAAAGAACCAAAGATAGACGGCGGTCAGAACATATCAACGTCTTCCGGGGAGAGAATGCAGCACGTGGGGTTAAATGGCTACCCGAGTGAGCTGGAGAGCGAGGAGCTGCTCGGGGCTTGGGGTGTTGAGAGTTCTACAGAGATTCCTGATGTAGCTTTGTTTGGTTCCACAGAAACACATTCCTTCAAAGACGAGGGTGCGGTACAGTCAGACTATGCAGACCTCTGGCTCCTCAATGACTTGAAATCTAGTGATCCTTACAGATCATTGTCCAATTCCAGCACTGCTACGGGTACCACTGTCATCGAATGCATTAAGTCACAGGAGAGCTCAGAATCCCAGACATCCCAGTCAGGATCCAGGGCCACCACTCCTTCACTACCATCAGTGGAAAATGAATTTCGATTGCCTTCGCCGGAAAAGCTTGTAGGTCTAGCGTCACCCTCCAGTGGCTACTCAAGCCAGTCAGAGACACCGACATCCTCCCTTCCATCAGCTTTCTTCCCAAACGCTCATTCAATGTCCCCCACCGGTGTTAAGAGGAAACCCAAAGTCCCAGAGAGGAAGTCTTCGCTTGCATCCTTGCAGCAATATTCTTCCAAAAGGGATCTTGAACCACCTATCATACCTCCCAGCCACCTTGACCTAAGTGCCCTTCCTAATGTCAACAAGCCTTCAGTTCACAAAAAACAGATGCACATTCTCAACCAGAGCAAACACAAGGTGGCTACTGAAACTAAGGGTGAGAATCAAACCTCCTCTGCTTCAAACGATCAGCCAACAATCACTAGTCTACTGGCCATCACTCCAATGGTCCTGCGATCAGTTCAGCTCCGTTCAGTTGGCATATCAGGTGAAGGAGGTCATGATGCTGCCACCAGGCCTAAGTGTCCCACTGTGACTTTCATCACTCCAACCACTCGCAACAAATCCAACGAAACTAGGAAACCACCACCCTACAGACCCCTTCTCACAGAATCCCCCTCTCAGGATAACTGTGAATCACTGTTTACCCCAACAGATGGACTCACTGATAAACATATAGCCGGCCATTTTGGTGCACGGAATAGATATGACCGTTTAGCCCCATCACCTCTTTGGAGCTTGAGTGCTTTGAAGGCTGAGCAGGTGGTTGACGTCACGTCAGAGAATTCTGAAAGTCCGAAAGGTAAGGGTGCAGATGAAGCGAGCGACTCAAAGACCTTCACTGTCCAGAAAGAACATCTAGAAATGGTGCAAAACCAGCAATTGAGATCTGAGCCACATGACGGAAGCTCCTCAAATCTGACTGAGACAGATGATATAGCGACGAGGTCAGACAGTTTCGACCAAGTGCCTGATATTGTCAATCTAAGATCTGAAACATTGCAAGTTCATCCAATCAGCGGTGCTGTTAGCCACAAAGATGAATATGTGATATCAGGTGTACCAACCAGAAGTGCCTCACTGGAATATGTAGAGGAAGGGTCAACGCCAGACACGGAGGACTACTTCAGCCAAG ATTCCACACCGAGTGATCCAATGGTGTCCCCTCTGACAGACGAATCAAAACCTGAGGATGATAGCGTTTTCCTTTCACCAAGTAAAAGTCGTACAACAGAGGATCTCTTCGCCATGATTCACAG GTCCAAAAGGAAAATGCTTGGAAGGAAAGAATCTGGAGACATGACGACACGGGAACGTTCCGGGAACGGCCCTGTTACCAGTCCTGTAACCTCACCGAGCaccccaaacacacctccaaATCTAGCCGCTCAAACTGCATCCCAGAGAGCACTGGGTCAAATTTACAGGAGTGCCAAAAAGTCCAATACCTCCAACGAAGATTTCAAATTACTGCTGTTGAAAAAGGGAAGTCGCTCCGACTCCAGTTACCGCATGTCAGCCGCAGAGATCCTAAAGAGCCCTGTTGCTCCCAAGAGCCCCGGTGAACTCCACATGGAAGAGCCACTCTCTCCATTACAACCATCTCCAGAGCGTTCACCTGAACAAATATCAAGCCCTTTTCCAAAAACGTACGCAGAGGGCTTCACCACAAAAGCTTTTTCCGCATCTGCCTCATCTAGACAAGGTCGTTCACGGATGCCACCTTCTGCAAACAGCAGCCGCTACAGTACACGAAGCCGGCTGTACACGGCTCCCATGCAGGCCATATCAGAAGGGGAGACGGAGAACTCAGACGGAAGTCCTCATGATGATCGGTCCTCCTGA